The DNA sequence TTTCGGCAATTATGACAAAAATTTGAACGAATCTGGTTAAAACAGTTGTAGTATAAAGCGAAAGATGGTAATCTTATTCAATGAAAGGGTTATTTTTAGTCCGTGTTTCCATTTTTCTGTTATAATGGAAACGTATTAAAAATACCTTAAATAAATACATCTCAAAAGGGGTTTATGACATGGAAAGAAAAGAATATCACGTAATCGCAGAAACAGGGATTCACGCACGTCCAGCAACTTTATTGGTGCAAACTGCAAGCAAATTTAATTCAGATATCAATTTAGAATACAAAGGTAAATCAGTTAACTTAAAATCCATCATGGGTGTAATGTCATTAGGCGTAGGCCAAGGCGCTGATGTTGTCATCACTGCAGAAGGTCCGGACGAAGCAGACGCTATGGCTGGAATCACTGAAACAATGGTAAAAGAAGGGCTAGCAGAGTAATATGAAAAACCACTTACAAGGAATAGCAGCTAGTGACGGTATTGCAATCGCGAAAGCGTATTTGCTTACTGAACCGGATCTATCCTTTGAGAAGCGTAAAGTGGAAGATTCAGAAGGCGAAATTGCTCGCCTTTTGCAAAGCTTTGAAACCGCTAAATCAGAGGTAAGTGCAATCAGAGACAAAGCGGCAGTGTCACTTGGCGAAGAAGAAGCACAAGTTTTTGATGCACATTTAATGGTATTATCCGATCCAGAAATGATTGGATCAATGAACTCCAACATCCGCGACAACGGTGTGAATGCTGAATCAGCACTTTCTGATGTTGCCGGCATGTTCATCGGTATGTTCGAAGCGATGGAAGACAATCCATACATGCAAGAACGTGCTGCGGATATCCGCGACGTTACGGAGCGTGTATTGAGCCACTTGTTGGGCGTCAAAATCCCTAACCCATCGTCAATCACTGAAGAAGTGATCGTCGTTGCAAAAGATTTGACTCCTAGTGATACTGCTCAATTGAACCGTGATTATGTAAAAGGATTCGTTACCGACATCGGTGGACGCACATCCCACAGCGCAATCATGGCCCGTTCTTTGGAGATTCCTGCAATCGTAGGTTCAAAAGAAATCACACAAATCGTCAAAGATGGCGATATCATCATTTTGGATGGTTTGGACGGCGACGTCTTCATCAATCCTGATGAAGAAACATTAGCTGCATACAAGAAGAAAGCTGAAGAGTTCTCTGCGATGCAAGCTGAATGGCACAAACTGAAGAATGCAGATACAGTGACAGCAGACGGTAAACACATCGAATTGGCAGCCAATATCGGAACGCCTAAAGATTTGGAAGGCGTTATCGCCAACGGCGCTGAAGCAGTAGGTCTATATCGTACTGAATTCCTGTACATGGATTCTTCGGACTTCCCGACAGAAGATGAGCAATTCGATGCTTATAAAACTGTTTTGGAAGGCATGGAAGGCAAACCTGTCGTAGTTCGTACAATGGACATCGGTGGGGACAAAGAATTGCCTTATTTGGAATTGCCGAAAGAAATGAATCCATTCTTGGGTTACCGTGCAATCCGTATTTGTTTGGCTGAGCCAGAAATGTTCCGTACACAATTGCGTGCATTGTTGCGTGCTTCCGTTTACGGTAAATTGCGCATCATGTTCCCGATGATTTCGACTCTGAACGAATTCAGAGCTGCAAAAGCGATGTTGGATGAAGAAAAAGCGAATCTATTAGCCGATGGCGTAGAAGTCGCTGATGATATCCAAGTAGGTATCATGATCGAAATCCCAGCAGCAGCTGTTTTAGCTCATCAATTCGCTAAAGAAGTAGATTTCTTCAGTATCGGAACAAATGACTTGATCCAATACACAATGGCGGCAGACCGCATGAACCAACAAGTTTCGTACTTGTATCAACCATACAACCCAGCTATCCTTACGCTGATCAAGCATGTTATCGATGCTTCTCATGCTGAAGGCAAATGGACTGGTATGTGTGGCGAGATGGCCGGCGATCAAACAGCGGTTCCGTTGTTGGTAGGTCTTGGTTTGGATGAGTTCTCCATGAGCGCATCCAGCGTCCTGAAAACACGCAGCTTGATGAAACGCTTGGATTCCAAAGAAATGGAAAAACTAGCGGACAAAGCGATCAATGAATGTACGACTGTTGAAGAAGTCATTGCATTGGTTGAAGAAATGAAAGCTAAATTAGTAGACTAAGCCGATTCAGGTTAAAAAGGCCGGGCATGCTTGCATGCCTGGCCTTTTTGTGTGCCTGCGATTTCAAACCGATCATGGATATACAGTCCGTTATATGCTCATCCCGTTTCGGGCGGATATATTTTGAAAAGTAGGTCTGCGGGATGAGTGACAAATATCAGAATGTTCTATATACTGAATATATTGAGCAATTATAAATTTGATGGGATTTTTTCGAGGTGAAATCATGAGAATAGGCATGTTTACAGATTCGTATTTTCCTCAAGTGAGCGGGGTATCCACTTCAATCCGCACCTTGAAAGAGGAATTGGAGGCAGAAGGTCATGAGGTCATCATTTTTACCACAACCGACCCGAAAGCTGACGAAGCTGAAGAAAATATAATCCGTTTGACCAGTATCCCGTTCTTGTCTTTCAAAGATCGTCGGGTTGCGGTGAAAGGGATGAACAAAGCGTTGAAGGAAGCGAAGAAACAGAATATCGATATCGTGCATACGCATACGGAGTTCAGTTTGGGATTGACGGGCAAATTTGTTGGCTATATGCTGCAGATTCCGACAGTGCATACCTACCACACCATGTACGAAAAATATCTGCACTACATCGCTAAAGGGAAAGTTGTGAAGCCCCGGGCTGTTAAGATAGCCTCCCGTTATTTCTGCAACAGTACGATGGGCATCATTGCTCCAAGCGAGCAAATGAAGGAGAAATTGGCATCTTACAACATCTACAAGGAAATCCGCGTCATCCCAACGGGTGTCAAGATACCAGAACGGATTGCCGGCATCAAAACCAGCAAGCGCAAAGAGTTGGGCATTTCGGATTCCGAATTGGTGCTGCTCTCCCTCAGCAGGTTGTCCTCAGAAAAAAATCTGGACAAGCTTGTTCATGCCTTTCCTGAGGTTGTCGAAGCCTACCCGTCCGCGAAGCTTGTGTTTGTCGGGGATGGGCCGATGCGCCATGAATTGGAAGCGCTGGTGTCGGAAATGGATTTGACCCGAAACGTGATTTTCGTCGGCGAAGTGAGAAATGAAGATGTGAGCGAATATTACCAGATGGCGGATATTTATATCAATGCTTCAGAATCTGAGACGCAAGGCTTGACCTACTTGGAATCAATCGTGAACGGGTGTCCGGTCATCGCGAAACGGAATGACTATTTATCCGGTCTGATAACAGAGGATAGCTTAGGGATGTTGTTCGAAGAGGATGACAAAATCGGCAAGACAATCATCGCCTATGCGGACTTTTTTCATAGTTCCGATGTTGCGATCAACCAAGAAGTATGGGATGAACTGATGCAGGAAATTTCTTCAAAAGCATTTGCGGGTGCCGTATTGAGCTATTATCAAACAAGTATCGACATTTATGAATCGCAGCCGCGCGAAGAATTGAAATTGAGAGTGAATCTCCTGGAAAAAATCAAACGTTGAGCCTGAACGCCGGGAAGCAGATTGCTTGGATAATCTGTTTCCCGGCGCTTTTTTGTTTTTATCTGCGCTAGGCGTAAGGTATACTGTTAACATAGCGTTTAGAAGGGACGGTTGTACAAATGGAAAAAATTGGTTTTATAGGAACGGGTGTCATGGGCTCATCCATGATCAGACATCTTTTGAATGCGGGCTATCCTGTCCATGTCTATAATCGAACGAAGAGCAGGGCTGATGCGGTCATCGCAGAGGGGGCAAAATGGTGCGATACGCCGGCCGATGTGACGGCGCAAGCAGATATCATCATCACGATAGTAGGCTATCCGACAGACGTTGAAGAGACCTATTTTGGTGATGCCGGAATCTTCTCGCAAGCGGATGACCACCATATTCTCATTGATATGACGACGAGTACGCCGACATTGGCGGAAAAAATATATGCTTTTGGGAAAGAAAAAGGGATTCGGACTCTGGATGCCCCGGTATCAGGCGGAGACAAGGGTGCGCAGAACGGAACGCTCACAACGATGGTAGGCGGAGATGAAGAAACATTTGATGCCGCAAAAGATGTCTTGTCGGTTTTTTCGAGCAAAGTAATGCTGCAAGGACCAGCCGGCAGTGGCCAACACACTAAAATGGCCAACCAGATCATGGTTGCAGGCACGATGACCGGTATGACCGAGTTGCTTGTTTATTCTAAAGCTGCCGGATTGGATCTGGAACGCGTAATCGAGCAAGTCGGTTCCGGCAGCGCCGCGAACTGGTCTTTGACGAACTATGGTCCTCGAATCCTGAAGGAAGATTACACAGCAGGGTTCTTCGTCAAACATTTTGTCAAAGACCTTAAAATTGCGCTGGATGAAGCGGAGAAGATGGGCATCGATTTGCCGGCTACAAGACAGGCGTCGCTCCTTTACGAACAATTAGCGGACAAAGGTTTCGCTGATGATGGTACGCAAGCGTTGGTGAAGCTTTGGTGGGGCGAATAAGGCGCACTGCTCAAATATTGATTTTCTTGGGTAAATTACAGTAAATTGATGCGCACTCAGAAAAAAAATGCTAGAATAAATAAGAAGTTAGTCTTGAAAGGGGAAATATCATGAAACCTTCACAGCTCTCAGCGATCCTTCGTCGCCTAGAAGTAATGATGGAAGACAATGGTGATGTCGAAATCCGTCGTTTTGAAAAAGCAGGCGTAGAACGTTGCGTCGTTAAATACAACCGCGATACGGAAAGTTTTGAATTGGAAGAACACGATTCAAACCAAACTTATCAATTTGATGATCTTGATTTAGTTGCCATCGAAATTTACGAATTATTACAAGATTAATTCATCCATCCTTGCATGAACTAAGGCAGCGGGAAAATGAGTCGGCTCATTTTCCCGCTGCCTTTTTTTGTCTTTTCCATTTTCATGGGAATAAAGTGGCAATCATTAAAATTTTTTAATTTTTATGTAGAGTAATTCCGCAACATTCAGTATACTGTGTAATAAGGAAATAATTGAAGAGGTGGAATAATGGCAAACAAGATTTACGTAGGTTTATTAGGACTAGGAACGATAGGGACTGGCGTTGCCCGCATCATCGGCGGCCACCAAAATAAAATCAATCAAGTCGTCGGACAGGAAGTAGTCATCAAAACGGTTCTGGACCGCGATATCGAAAAATGCAAAACGTTCTTTGGCGATGCTGTTCATTGCACAGATAATTTTGATGAGATTTTGAATGACGAAGAAATTTCGATCATAGTAGAATTGATCGGATATGTTCCGGCAGCAAAAGACTACATCTCCAAAGCTTTTGCTGCTGGAAAGCATGTCGTTTCAGCGAATAAAGATCTTGTGGCTTTGCATGGAAAAGAATTGGTCACTCTGGCGAAAGCGAACAAATGCGATTTCTTGTATGAAGCAGCTGTTGCTGGCGGTGTGCCGATCTTGCGTGCGATCACGGAAAGTTTCGCTTCCGACAACATCCAAAAAGTCATGGGAATCGTGAACGGTACGACCAACTTCATGATGACGAAAATGGACAAAGAAGGCTACTCTTACGATGAAGCCTTGGCATTGGCACAGGAATTAGGCTTTGCTGAAAAAAATCCGACAAGCGATGTCGATGGGTTGGATGCAGCGCGCAAAATGGTCATTTTGGCTCGTCTTGCCTTCGGAACGAATGATGTGACTTTGGATGATGTAGCAGTGACGGGTATCCGCAACGTTTCCATCAACGACATCAAATTGGCGAATCGTTTAGGCTACAAAATCAAGCTGATCGGTACTGCCGAAAAAATCGACGACAGCGTCAATGTGGAAGTCGGACCGGTATTTGTTCCGGAATCACATCCTTTGGCCAGCGTCAACAATGAAATGAATGCTGTCTTTGTGGCTGGGGAAGCCCTTGGGGAGACGATGTTCTACGGTGCTGGAGCTGGCGAGTTGCCTACCGCAACAGCCGTCGTCAGTGATGTGATGAATATCGCTAAAAATATCCTTATGGGAACCACCGGGAACATCTTTAACGAATATGAGGTAGAGACCCGAATCGCGAAGCCTGAGCAGGTTATCAATCCTGTATTCATGCGTTTGGAAGTTACCGATCGTGCTGGACAGTTTTTGGAATTGGCGAAAATCTTCGCCACTGCGGAAGTCAGCTTCGATAAAATCATCCAAGAGCCATTGGCAAACGGCAAAGCGATCATTGTCATCGTTACGCATCCGATGTCGAAAGCGCAAGAAAATGAAATCATCCAGGCGATGGAAGATAATGATGATATGAAATTGAAAGTCCATTTCAAAGTGTTGGAACACTGATCGGATTTCTTTCGTATTTCGAACACACTAAAGAGTAAGAAATGATGAACCATCGTTCTTTTGGAAAGGATTGATTAGTAGGATGTTTGATATCCGTGTACCGGCAACTTCCGCCAATTTGGGGCCAGGGTTCGATTCCCTTGGATTGGCTGTATCATTATATTTGACCTTGACTGTAAAAGAAGAGGCCGACGAGTGGGAAATCCTCCATGATTTGGGAGCAGGGATTCCGACTGATAAAACGAATCTGATTATTGAAACCGCATTGTCTTTGGCGCCGGACATGGCGCCAAGGAAAATCACGATGACGAGTGAAGTGCCTGCTGCCAGAGGTTTGGGCAGCAGTTCGGCTGCTATCGTTGCAGGGATTGAGTTGGCCAATCAATGCGCAGATCTGCAATTGAGCATTGATGATAAAATTCAAATCGCAACACGCATTGAAGGCCATCCTGACAATGTGACACCTGCCATCACCGGAGATTTTACGGTCGGAGCCGTTTTGGATTCCAAAGTATACTGGACGAAAGCGAGTTTCCCTGAAACTGCTTTGGTAGTGACGATTCCGGAAAAGGAATTGTTGACGAAAGAGAGCAGGGCTGTTTTGCCGGATGCGCTTCCGTTCAAGGAAGCTATCAAAGGCAGCAGCATCTCGAATATGTTGGTGGCGGCTGTTTTCTCGGGTGACATCGAAAAAGCGGGCGCATTGATGGAGCAGGATGTCTTCCATGAGCCTTATCGCGGCGCCTTGGTTCCGGAATTGAGTCAAGTTCGGGAATTGGGGCATGAGATGGGCGCGTACGGTACTTACCTGAGTGGTGCCGGCACGACGATACTCACGATGATCCATCCTGAAAAGGCAGCAGCATTCGTAGCTGCGGCAAAAGCAGCTGTCAAAGACAGTGAAGTCAAGTTGCTGCATGTTGAAAAAAATGGCGTGCAAGTAATCAAATAATAGTGGGCCCGAGGAGTAAAATCCTCGGGTTTTTTGTATTTTTGGGGGGGGCGCCCGCAAGATTAGGGGCGAAAGCGAGCAGAAAAGATGAATAACAGAAAGTTATCCATGTATTTAGGCCGAATGCGGGAAGAAAAGATGGATATCGGAAAGTTATCCATGTCTTTGGGCCGGATGCGAGCAGAAAAGATGAATAACGGAAAGTTATCCATCTTTCCAGGCCCGAGCGCAAGCGTCCGGATGTCTAACCGTGTTCTGAATCCCAGAAATCTGTGCCTAAGCTGACTACCACACACGGACAAAAAGCGTCCGTTTAGTGTTAGTCCTCTTAGTGCTCGATTTCTACCCGGGATTTGTCATGGCTCTTGCGATTTCAATCGCATAGAGACATGATACACTTGGGCGCTTGCGACCACAGTGCTACCCGACACTCTCCCGCATAGCATCGCGCTCCTCTTAGACGCGCTCTGCTATGCAGGGGGTTCCGCCTAATCTGATTAGCCTACATGGGCAAAAAGCAGCCCATTGCGGCTAATCCGTTTAGTGCTCGCCCCCTACCGCATAGCATCGCGCTCTTGTATTTTTTGGTTTATGCTTTATAATGTTACTGGAATGGGGTTATAATATACAATTGGATAGTAGTGAGGCTGGGTCAAAACTTTTTTGCGGGGTACAGGATGTTTTTTTCGGATTGTGTGCCGTGCAGTTTTTCGGTTTTGGGGCGCGACTTGGGGGAGTTCTCTCGGGTTCTGCTTGAAAAGTGACGTTGTTGCTTTTTCCCGTCCTCTTATTTTTTTGATGAGGAGACATTATGTTAAATAAATTCAAACCGACATGGATGGTGGAGTCCATCTATCACATCACTCCGGAACAACTTGAAAAGAACAACATCAAAGGTGTACTGACCGATCTGGACAATACCTTGATCGCCTGGAATAATCCGGAAGGGACACAGGAATTGAAGGATTGGATCGCTTTGATGAAAGAAAATGCGATACCTGTCGTCATCATCTCCAACAACAGCGATAAGCGCATCAAGATAATCGCGGACAAGCTGCAATTGACTTATGTGCCAAGGTCCATGAAGCCTTCCCGCCGTGGGTACATCAAGGCAGCTGAACAGCTGCAGCTTCCGTTGGACCAGTGCCTGATGGTTGGGGACCAATTGCTTACGGATGTTTTTGGTGCAAATCGAGCGGGAGTCAAGAGTGTGTGGGTAATGCCGATCATCAATTCGGACGGATGGAATACGCGCATAAATCGATTCTTTGAAAGAAAACTGCTGAAACGTTTGTTGAAAAATGATCCAGGAATGATATGGAGGAAATCACTTGACTAAAGAAGAATTAACAGAAGATCTCTATTGCATCGGCTGTGGGGCGAAAATCCAGACCGATGATCCGACCGAACGAGGGTATACCCCGGCGGCCGCTCTGCAAAAGGGATTGGATTCCGGGCAATTATACTGCCAACGCTGTTTCAGATTGCGCCACTACAATCAGATGGAAAAAGTATCCGTCACGGATGATGAGTTTTTGGCTATGCTGAATACCATCTCGATGGAAGATGCCTTGATCGTCAACGTCATCGATCTGTTTGATGTGTACGGCAGCATGATCCCCGGCTTGCATCGCTTTGCGGGCAAAAATAAAGTGTTGGTTGTCGGAAATAAAGTGGATGTTTTGCCGAAATCGGTCAAACTGTCCCGTGTGAAGCAATGGTTGACGGAACAGGTGCAGTCAGTAGGCTTGCGCCCGGTTGATGTCATGCTGGTAAGCGGCAAGAAAGCGACGTCCATCGATGATCTGTTGGAAACCATCGAAGAACACCGGGATGGCAGAGATGTTTATGTCGTGGGCGTTACGAACGTAGGTAAATCCACTGTCATGAACCAGATCATCCGTGCGGCGACAGGCAACAAGGAAGATGTCATCACGACTTCCCAATTCCCTGGCACAACGTTGGATCAGATCCGTATTCCTTTGGACGATGGGCATTTCCTCATCGATACGCCGGGGATCATCCATCATCATCAGATGGCGCATGTGCTGAGCCCGAAAGAATTGAAGCTCGTAGCGCCGCAACACGAAATCAAACCGATCACTTATCAATTGAACCCGGAACAGACACTGTTCTTGGGCGGCGCATCGCGCTTTGATTTCATCAGTGGAGAAAAATCATCCTTCACTTGCTATTTCTCGAATGACTTGAACATTCACCGCACCAAATTGGAAAAAGCGGATGAATTCTATGCAAAACATCTGGGGACCCTTCTTCAGCCGCCGTCTGCGGAAGACGCTGGAAATTTCCCGCCGTTGGTCAGACGTGAATTCAATGTCAAAGTACCGTCCGATATCGTATTTTCCGGATTGGGATGGATTACTGTCCGCAAACCAGGTAAAGTCGCAGCATGGGTCCCGCAAGGCGTGGACGCTGTCATGCGCAAACCGATCATTTAATTAGAAAAGCGGTACAAGCCCGCTCTGCCTCGAAAGAAATTTAGGAAATCTGCCCCTGAATGAGCATCGTAGAGCGCAATGGGTCAGATTTATCTAATTTCCGAGAGGCAGGCTTGGAGCGCTAGCCATCATATGAGGTGCAGAATTACTTTGGGAATAAATAAAACACCAACGGTGATGCACTTTTGAAAAAAATATATTTTCTTAGAATAAAAAGACTGAGGTGTCAAATGGAATTAAGAGGCAAACAAAAACAATATCTGAAAAAAGAAGCGCACCATATGAATCCGCTCTTCCAAGTGGGTAAAGGTGGATTGAACGAAGAGATGCTTTACCAAATCGGGGAAGCATTGGAGAAAAGGGAATTGCTGAAAATCGCTCTTCTGCAGAACACGGATGAAGAAACGGAAGATGTCGCTGCAGTGATCGAAGAAAAACTGCAAGCGAAAGTCGTCCAACAGATCGGACGCACGCTTGTGTTGTTCAAACCCTCAACCAAAGAAAAGAATCGTCGTTATTCGACTGTCGTTGAAAAAATCTAAAGGCAGGCCAATCCCTATTTTATTGAGGTGAGAAAAAATTGATCACAACTTTAAATTTGATCGGACAAACGGATTATATGATCATCGAAGAAACCGAGGTCGAGACGCAGATCGCTTTCCAGGACCGGAAACGCATCGGCATCATGGGAGGGACCTTCAGTCCGCCCCATTTAGGCCATCTGATCGTCGCGCAGCAGGTTGGGGAACAACTCGGCTTGGATAAGATCTATTTCATGCCCGATGCCGAACCCCCTCATGTCGACGAAAAAGAATCGATCCCGGCGAAACATCGCGAGTCGATGGTGCGGTTGTCCATTGCGGGCAATCCGCTGTTCGATATCGAAACGATCGAGTTGGAGCGGGGCGGCAAGAGTTTCACGATCGAGACGATGAAATTATTGACTGCCATGCATCCGGACACCGATTATTATTTCATCATCGGCGGGGACATGGTGGAATACTTGCCGAAGTGGGAACGCATCGATGAATTGGTGCAACTTGTGCAGTTCGTCGGCGTCGCCAGGCCAGGATACGGAAGGGAAAGCATCTATCCGATCATTTGGGTTGATGCGCCGTTGATCGACATCAGTTCGACGGAAATCCGCAAGATGGTCAAAACCGGCCGCTCGATCCGTTATTTGGTGAAAGAGGACGTCAAAGATTACATTTTGAAAGAAGGACTCTATCTCGATGACGAAGACTGAGCTTGCATACACAGGGATCTATACGGATTGGACGCGGGAAGCCATTTTGGCGGAAGTGGAAAAACAGATGAAGCCATCGCGTTTTCAGCATGTGCTGCGGGTCGAAGCCTGTTCCATCCAATTGGCGGAAAAATACGGCGCAGCTGTGGAAGCCTGTTCTTTGGCCGCTCTCCTGCACGACTTTTCCAAAGAGCATGACCCGGAAAGCATGAAGGCAATCGTCCTGTCCGAAGGGATGGACAGCGAAATGACCGGTTACGGCAGCGAAATCATGCATGGCCCTGTCGGCGCTTATTATGCCAAAACGCTATTCGGAATCACGGACGAGGCTATCCTTGGCGCAATCCGCCAGCATACAATCGGTGGCGAGACGATGACCCTGATCGGGAAAGTCCTCTTCATCGCCGATTACATCGAATCAGGACGCGCCTTCAAGGGTGTGGACGAAGCCAGAAGACTGGCTGCGGACAGCCTGGATGAGGCAGCATATTTTAAAATAGAAAAAACAATCATCCACCTGGTGAAGAAAGAACTGCCGATTTATCCCGGCACAATCTATGTCTACAACAGTTGGATCCAAAGAAAAGTGGGGAAATCAGAATGAAATTAACAAGTGAAGAATTATTGGAAGTAGTGGTTAAAGCAGCAGATGACAA is a window from the Trichococcus shcherbakoviae genome containing:
- a CDS encoding phosphocarrier protein HPr, which translates into the protein MERKEYHVIAETGIHARPATLLVQTASKFNSDINLEYKGKSVNLKSIMGVMSLGVGQGADVVITAEGPDEADAMAGITETMVKEGLAE
- the ptsP gene encoding phosphoenolpyruvate--protein phosphotransferase, with the translated sequence MKNHLQGIAASDGIAIAKAYLLTEPDLSFEKRKVEDSEGEIARLLQSFETAKSEVSAIRDKAAVSLGEEEAQVFDAHLMVLSDPEMIGSMNSNIRDNGVNAESALSDVAGMFIGMFEAMEDNPYMQERAADIRDVTERVLSHLLGVKIPNPSSITEEVIVVAKDLTPSDTAQLNRDYVKGFVTDIGGRTSHSAIMARSLEIPAIVGSKEITQIVKDGDIIILDGLDGDVFINPDEETLAAYKKKAEEFSAMQAEWHKLKNADTVTADGKHIELAANIGTPKDLEGVIANGAEAVGLYRTEFLYMDSSDFPTEDEQFDAYKTVLEGMEGKPVVVRTMDIGGDKELPYLELPKEMNPFLGYRAIRICLAEPEMFRTQLRALLRASVYGKLRIMFPMISTLNEFRAAKAMLDEEKANLLADGVEVADDIQVGIMIEIPAAAVLAHQFAKEVDFFSIGTNDLIQYTMAADRMNQQVSYLYQPYNPAILTLIKHVIDASHAEGKWTGMCGEMAGDQTAVPLLVGLGLDEFSMSASSVLKTRSLMKRLDSKEMEKLADKAINECTTVEEVIALVEEMKAKLVD
- a CDS encoding glycosyltransferase, yielding MFTDSYFPQVSGVSTSIRTLKEELEAEGHEVIIFTTTDPKADEAEENIIRLTSIPFLSFKDRRVAVKGMNKALKEAKKQNIDIVHTHTEFSLGLTGKFVGYMLQIPTVHTYHTMYEKYLHYIAKGKVVKPRAVKIASRYFCNSTMGIIAPSEQMKEKLASYNIYKEIRVIPTGVKIPERIAGIKTSKRKELGISDSELVLLSLSRLSSEKNLDKLVHAFPEVVEAYPSAKLVFVGDGPMRHELEALVSEMDLTRNVIFVGEVRNEDVSEYYQMADIYINASESETQGLTYLESIVNGCPVIAKRNDYLSGLITEDSLGMLFEEDDKIGKTIIAYADFFHSSDVAINQEVWDELMQEISSKAFAGAVLSYYQTSIDIYESQPREELKLRVNLLEKIKR
- a CDS encoding NAD(P)-dependent oxidoreductase: MEKIGFIGTGVMGSSMIRHLLNAGYPVHVYNRTKSRADAVIAEGAKWCDTPADVTAQADIIITIVGYPTDVEETYFGDAGIFSQADDHHILIDMTTSTPTLAEKIYAFGKEKGIRTLDAPVSGGDKGAQNGTLTTMVGGDEETFDAAKDVLSVFSSKVMLQGPAGSGQHTKMANQIMVAGTMTGMTELLVYSKAAGLDLERVIEQVGSGSAANWSLTNYGPRILKEDYTAGFFVKHFVKDLKIALDEAEKMGIDLPATRQASLLYEQLADKGFADDGTQALVKLWWGE
- a CDS encoding YkuJ family protein, yielding MKPSQLSAILRRLEVMMEDNGDVEIRRFEKAGVERCVVKYNRDTESFELEEHDSNQTYQFDDLDLVAIEIYELLQD
- a CDS encoding homoserine dehydrogenase; this translates as MANKIYVGLLGLGTIGTGVARIIGGHQNKINQVVGQEVVIKTVLDRDIEKCKTFFGDAVHCTDNFDEILNDEEISIIVELIGYVPAAKDYISKAFAAGKHVVSANKDLVALHGKELVTLAKANKCDFLYEAAVAGGVPILRAITESFASDNIQKVMGIVNGTTNFMMTKMDKEGYSYDEALALAQELGFAEKNPTSDVDGLDAARKMVILARLAFGTNDVTLDDVAVTGIRNVSINDIKLANRLGYKIKLIGTAEKIDDSVNVEVGPVFVPESHPLASVNNEMNAVFVAGEALGETMFYGAGAGELPTATAVVSDVMNIAKNILMGTTGNIFNEYEVETRIAKPEQVINPVFMRLEVTDRAGQFLELAKIFATAEVSFDKIIQEPLANGKAIIVIVTHPMSKAQENEIIQAMEDNDDMKLKVHFKVLEH
- the thrB gene encoding homoserine kinase — protein: MFDIRVPATSANLGPGFDSLGLAVSLYLTLTVKEEADEWEILHDLGAGIPTDKTNLIIETALSLAPDMAPRKITMTSEVPAARGLGSSSAAIVAGIELANQCADLQLSIDDKIQIATRIEGHPDNVTPAITGDFTVGAVLDSKVYWTKASFPETALVVTIPEKELLTKESRAVLPDALPFKEAIKGSSISNMLVAAVFSGDIEKAGALMEQDVFHEPYRGALVPELSQVRELGHEMGAYGTYLSGAGTTILTMIHPEKAAAFVAAAKAAVKDSEVKLLHVEKNGVQVIK
- a CDS encoding YqeG family HAD IIIA-type phosphatase, with protein sequence MLNKFKPTWMVESIYHITPEQLEKNNIKGVLTDLDNTLIAWNNPEGTQELKDWIALMKENAIPVVIISNNSDKRIKIIADKLQLTYVPRSMKPSRRGYIKAAEQLQLPLDQCLMVGDQLLTDVFGANRAGVKSVWVMPIINSDGWNTRINRFFERKLLKRLLKNDPGMIWRKSLD
- the yqeH gene encoding ribosome biogenesis GTPase YqeH, coding for MTKEELTEDLYCIGCGAKIQTDDPTERGYTPAAALQKGLDSGQLYCQRCFRLRHYNQMEKVSVTDDEFLAMLNTISMEDALIVNVIDLFDVYGSMIPGLHRFAGKNKVLVVGNKVDVLPKSVKLSRVKQWLTEQVQSVGLRPVDVMLVSGKKATSIDDLLETIEEHRDGRDVYVVGVTNVGKSTVMNQIIRAATGNKEDVITTSQFPGTTLDQIRIPLDDGHFLIDTPGIIHHHQMAHVLSPKELKLVAPQHEIKPITYQLNPEQTLFLGGASRFDFISGEKSSFTCYFSNDLNIHRTKLEKADEFYAKHLGTLLQPPSAEDAGNFPPLVRREFNVKVPSDIVFSGLGWITVRKPGKVAAWVPQGVDAVMRKPII
- the yhbY gene encoding ribosome assembly RNA-binding protein YhbY encodes the protein MELRGKQKQYLKKEAHHMNPLFQVGKGGLNEEMLYQIGEALEKRELLKIALLQNTDEETEDVAAVIEEKLQAKVVQQIGRTLVLFKPSTKEKNRRYSTVVEKI
- a CDS encoding nicotinate-nucleotide adenylyltransferase produces the protein MIIEETEVETQIAFQDRKRIGIMGGTFSPPHLGHLIVAQQVGEQLGLDKIYFMPDAEPPHVDEKESIPAKHRESMVRLSIAGNPLFDIETIELERGGKSFTIETMKLLTAMHPDTDYYFIIGGDMVEYLPKWERIDELVQLVQFVGVARPGYGRESIYPIIWVDAPLIDISSTEIRKMVKTGRSIRYLVKEDVKDYILKEGLYLDDED
- the yqeK gene encoding bis(5'-nucleosyl)-tetraphosphatase (symmetrical) YqeK: MTKTELAYTGIYTDWTREAILAEVEKQMKPSRFQHVLRVEACSIQLAEKYGAAVEACSLAALLHDFSKEHDPESMKAIVLSEGMDSEMTGYGSEIMHGPVGAYYAKTLFGITDEAILGAIRQHTIGGETMTLIGKVLFIADYIESGRAFKGVDEARRLAADSLDEAAYFKIEKTIIHLVKKELPIYPGTIYVYNSWIQRKVGKSE